One Chionomys nivalis chromosome 4, mChiNiv1.1, whole genome shotgun sequence genomic region harbors:
- the Tmem205 gene encoding transmembrane protein 205: protein MEEGEDPGNLIKVVHLLVLSGAWGMQMWVTFASGFLLFRSLPRHTFGLVQSKLFPVYFHVSLGCAFINLCILAPQRAWIHLSFWEASQLALLLLSLTLATINARWLEARTTAVMWALQTVEKDRGLGTEVPGSHQGPDPYRQLREKDPKYSALRQKFSHYHGLSSLCNLGCLLSNGLCLAGLALGLQRL from the exons AtggaggaaggtgaggatccaggAAACCTGATTAAAGTGGTCCACTTGCTGGTCTTGTCTGGTGCCTGGGGCATGCAGATGTGGGTGACCTTTGCCTCAG GCTTCCTACTTTTCCGGAGTCTTCCTCGGCATACCTTCGGGCTAGTGCAGAGCAAGCTCTTCCCAGTCTACTTTCACGTCTCCTTGGGCTGTGCCTTCATCAACCTCTGCATCTTGGCTCCACAGAGAGCCTGGATCCACCTCTCATTCTGGGAAGCCAGTCAG CTCGCTCTACTGCTCCTGAGCCTCACACTGGCCACTATCAATGCACGCTGGCTGGAGGCCCGCACCACGGCTGTCATGTGGGCCCTACAGACTGTGGAGAAAGATCGAGGCCTGGGGACAGAGGTGCCAGGCAGCCACCAGGGCCCTGACCCCTACCGCCAGCTGCGGGAGAAGGACCCCAAGTACAGTGCTCTTCGCCAGAAATTCTCCCACTACCACGGTTTGTCTTCCCTCTGCAACCTGGGCTGCCTGCTGAGTAATGGGCTCTGCCTTGCTGGCCTCGCTCTGGGGCTCCAGAGACTCTAA
- the Rab3d gene encoding ras-related protein Rab-3D — translation MASASEPPASPRDAADQNFDYMFKLLLIGNSSVGKTSFLFRYADDSFTPAFVSTVGIDFKVKTVYRHDKRIKLQIWDTAGQERYRTITTAYYRGAMGFLLMYDIANQESFTAVQDWATQIKTYSWDNAQVILVGNKCDLEDERVVPAEDGRRLADDLGFEFFEASAKENVNVKQVFERLVDIICEKMNESLEPSSSPGSNGKGPTLGDAPPPQPSNCGC, via the exons ATGGCCTCCGCTAGTGAGCCCCCTGCCAGCCCAAGGGATGCAGCCGACCAGAACTTTGACTACATGTTCAAACTGCTCTTGATCGGGAATAGCAGTGTGGGCAAGACCTCCTTCCTGTTCCGCTACGCAGATGACTCCTTCACCCCCGCCTTCGTGAGCACCGTGGGCATCGACTTCAAGGTCAAGACAGTCTATCGGCACGACAAGAGGATCAAGCTGCAGATCTGG GACACAGCAGGCCAGGAGCGCTACCGGACCATCACCACGGCCTACTACCGTGGAGCCATGGGCTTCCTGCTCATGTATGACATTGCCAACCAAGAGTCCTTCACCGCTGTGCAGGACTG GGCTACACAGATCAAGACCTACTCCTGGGATAATGCCCAGGTGATCCTTGTGGGGAACAAGTGTGACCTGGAGGATGAACGGGTCGTACCTGCCGAGGATGGCCGAAGGCTCGCTGATGATCTTG GTTTTGAGTTCTTTGAGGCCAGCGCCAAGGAGAATGTCAATGTGAAGCAGGTGTTTGAGCGCCTTGTGGACATCATCTGCGAGAAGATGAATGAGTCCCTGGAACCGAGCTCTAGCCCAGGCAGCAACGGAAAAGGCCCGACCCTTGGGGATGCCCCGCCCCCCCAGCCTAGCAACTGTGGCTGTTAA
- the Ccdc159 gene encoding coiled-coil domain-containing protein 159 isoform X1 — MNRCDPLLAGLPRDPDYCVSHLYSSPSLSITPWPANEKRGSSSDRDLDCTTCWSRTWEPEIVNAASEQAARTVDWGPEWDSKCRPHEGTSSSSSDLLKEHCPGQDLVKRNHTTKKSLESGSAKVKVKNTMLVPDSQKLLRCELESLRTQLQAQTKAFEFLNHSVTMLEKESCLQQIKIQQLEEVLSPTSRQGEKEGRKWGTEQGRQELYGALAQGLQGLQKTLRDGEELQRARTTRCLQLLAQEIRDSKKFLWEELELVREEVTFLYQKLQAQEDEISANLLNIQKMQKTQVKCRKVLTKMKQQAYEPSSWPEAEDVPAEGSGGWKDDLQKELSDIWSAVHSLQSSIDCLALSMGTRPRTSSLRGHKGQRCPSSQYPSWDSDSDWERPYSKSGSHPPGTDPPHPLSIP, encoded by the exons ATGAACAGGTG CGACCCTCTTTTGGCCGGCCTACCCCGGGACCCTGACTACTGTGTCTCTCACCTCTACTCATCTCCTTCACTCTCCATCACACCTTGGCCTGCCAACGAGAAGAGGG GGTCCTCCTCAGACAGGGATTTGGACTGTACCACCTGCTGGTCTAGGACCTGGGAGCCTGAGATCGTGAATGCTGCTTCAGAACAAGCAGCGAGGACTGTAGACTGGGGCCCTGAGTGGGACTCCAAGTGTCGGCCTCATGAGGgtacctccagttccagctcAGACCTGCTCAAGGAGCATTGTCCCGGCCAGGACCTTGTGAAGAGGAACCACACAACCAAG aaGTCCCTGGAGTCTGGCTCTGCTAAAGTAAAAG TTAAGAACACCATGCTAGTCCCTGACTCTCAGAAGCTCTTGCGATGTGAACTAGAGTCTCTCAGGACCCAATTGCAGGCTCAGACCAAG GCTTTTGAGTTCCTGAACCACTCTGTGACCATGCTGGAAAAAGAGAGCTGCCTGCAGCAGATCAAAATCCAGCAGCTTGAAG AAGTATTGAGCCCCACAAGCCgccaaggagagaaggaaggtcGTAAGTGGGGCACGGAACAGGGTCGGCAGGAGCTGTATGGGGCCCTGGCCCAAGGCCTGCAGGGTTTGCAGAAGACACTGAGGGACGGGGAGGAGCTGCAAAGGGCCCGTACTACTCGCTGCCTACAGTTGTTGGCCCAGGAGATCCGGGACAG CAAGAAGTTCCTGTGGGAGGAACTGGAGCTCGTGCGGGAAGAAGTGACTTTCCTCTATCAGAAGCTCC AGGCCCAGGAGGATGAGATCTCAGCGAACCTCTTGAATATCCAGAAGATGCAGAAAACACAGGTGAAGTGCCGAAAG GTTCTGACCAAGATGAAGCAGCAGGCGTATGAACCGTCTTCGTGGCCAGAAGCTGAGGATGTGCCTGCAGAAGGCAGTGGCGGCTGGAAGGATGACTTACAGAAGGAACTGAGTGACATATG GTCTGCTGTCCACAGCCTGCAGAGCTCCATCGACTGCCTTGCCTTGTCCATGGGCACCAGGCCCAGGACCTCCAGTCTCAGGG GCCACAAGGGACAGCGGTGCCCGAGTTCTCAGTATCCTTCTTGGGACTCCGATTCTGACTGGGAGAGACCTTACAGCAAGAGTGGATCTCACCCTCCCGGTACAGACCCTCCTCATCCCCTCTCCATCCCTTAA
- the Ccdc159 gene encoding coiled-coil domain-containing protein 159 isoform X4, with protein sequence MNRCDPLLAGLPRDPDYCVSHLYSSPSLSITPWPANEKRGSSSDRDLDCTTCWSRTWEPEIVNAASEQAARTVDWGPEWDSKCRPHEGTSSSSSDLLKEHCPGQDLVKRNHTTKKSLESGSAKVKVKNTMLVPDSQKLLRCELESLRTQLQAQTKAFEFLNHSVTMLEKESCLQQIKIQQLEEVLSPTSRQGEKEGRKWGTEQGRQELYGALAQGLQGLQKTLRDGEELQRARTTRCLQLLAQEIRDSKKFLWEELELVREEVTFLYQKLQAQEDEISANLLNIQKMQKTQVKCRKVLTKMKQQAYEPSSWPEAEDVPAEGSGGWKDDLQKELSDIWSAVHSLQSSIDCLALSMGTRPRTSSLRGHKGQRCPSSQYPSWDSDSDWERPYSKSGSHPPA encoded by the exons ATGAACAGGTG CGACCCTCTTTTGGCCGGCCTACCCCGGGACCCTGACTACTGTGTCTCTCACCTCTACTCATCTCCTTCACTCTCCATCACACCTTGGCCTGCCAACGAGAAGAGGG GGTCCTCCTCAGACAGGGATTTGGACTGTACCACCTGCTGGTCTAGGACCTGGGAGCCTGAGATCGTGAATGCTGCTTCAGAACAAGCAGCGAGGACTGTAGACTGGGGCCCTGAGTGGGACTCCAAGTGTCGGCCTCATGAGGgtacctccagttccagctcAGACCTGCTCAAGGAGCATTGTCCCGGCCAGGACCTTGTGAAGAGGAACCACACAACCAAG aaGTCCCTGGAGTCTGGCTCTGCTAAAGTAAAAG TTAAGAACACCATGCTAGTCCCTGACTCTCAGAAGCTCTTGCGATGTGAACTAGAGTCTCTCAGGACCCAATTGCAGGCTCAGACCAAG GCTTTTGAGTTCCTGAACCACTCTGTGACCATGCTGGAAAAAGAGAGCTGCCTGCAGCAGATCAAAATCCAGCAGCTTGAAG AAGTATTGAGCCCCACAAGCCgccaaggagagaaggaaggtcGTAAGTGGGGCACGGAACAGGGTCGGCAGGAGCTGTATGGGGCCCTGGCCCAAGGCCTGCAGGGTTTGCAGAAGACACTGAGGGACGGGGAGGAGCTGCAAAGGGCCCGTACTACTCGCTGCCTACAGTTGTTGGCCCAGGAGATCCGGGACAG CAAGAAGTTCCTGTGGGAGGAACTGGAGCTCGTGCGGGAAGAAGTGACTTTCCTCTATCAGAAGCTCC AGGCCCAGGAGGATGAGATCTCAGCGAACCTCTTGAATATCCAGAAGATGCAGAAAACACAGGTGAAGTGCCGAAAG GTTCTGACCAAGATGAAGCAGCAGGCGTATGAACCGTCTTCGTGGCCAGAAGCTGAGGATGTGCCTGCAGAAGGCAGTGGCGGCTGGAAGGATGACTTACAGAAGGAACTGAGTGACATATG GTCTGCTGTCCACAGCCTGCAGAGCTCCATCGACTGCCTTGCCTTGTCCATGGGCACCAGGCCCAGGACCTCCAGTCTCAGGG GCCACAAGGGACAGCGGTGCCCGAGTTCTCAGTATCCTTCTTGGGACTCCGATTCTGACTGGGAGAGACCTTACAGCAAGAGTGGATCTCACCCTCCCG CTTGA
- the Ccdc159 gene encoding coiled-coil domain-containing protein 159 isoform X2, with protein MNSDPLLAGLPRDPDYCVSHLYSSPSLSITPWPANEKRGSSSDRDLDCTTCWSRTWEPEIVNAASEQAARTVDWGPEWDSKCRPHEGTSSSSSDLLKEHCPGQDLVKRNHTTKKSLESGSAKVKVKNTMLVPDSQKLLRCELESLRTQLQAQTKAFEFLNHSVTMLEKESCLQQIKIQQLEEVLSPTSRQGEKEGRKWGTEQGRQELYGALAQGLQGLQKTLRDGEELQRARTTRCLQLLAQEIRDSKKFLWEELELVREEVTFLYQKLQAQEDEISANLLNIQKMQKTQVKCRKVLTKMKQQAYEPSSWPEAEDVPAEGSGGWKDDLQKELSDIWSAVHSLQSSIDCLALSMGTRPRTSSLRGHKGQRCPSSQYPSWDSDSDWERPYSKSGSHPPGTDPPHPLSIP; from the exons ATGAACAG CGACCCTCTTTTGGCCGGCCTACCCCGGGACCCTGACTACTGTGTCTCTCACCTCTACTCATCTCCTTCACTCTCCATCACACCTTGGCCTGCCAACGAGAAGAGGG GGTCCTCCTCAGACAGGGATTTGGACTGTACCACCTGCTGGTCTAGGACCTGGGAGCCTGAGATCGTGAATGCTGCTTCAGAACAAGCAGCGAGGACTGTAGACTGGGGCCCTGAGTGGGACTCCAAGTGTCGGCCTCATGAGGgtacctccagttccagctcAGACCTGCTCAAGGAGCATTGTCCCGGCCAGGACCTTGTGAAGAGGAACCACACAACCAAG aaGTCCCTGGAGTCTGGCTCTGCTAAAGTAAAAG TTAAGAACACCATGCTAGTCCCTGACTCTCAGAAGCTCTTGCGATGTGAACTAGAGTCTCTCAGGACCCAATTGCAGGCTCAGACCAAG GCTTTTGAGTTCCTGAACCACTCTGTGACCATGCTGGAAAAAGAGAGCTGCCTGCAGCAGATCAAAATCCAGCAGCTTGAAG AAGTATTGAGCCCCACAAGCCgccaaggagagaaggaaggtcGTAAGTGGGGCACGGAACAGGGTCGGCAGGAGCTGTATGGGGCCCTGGCCCAAGGCCTGCAGGGTTTGCAGAAGACACTGAGGGACGGGGAGGAGCTGCAAAGGGCCCGTACTACTCGCTGCCTACAGTTGTTGGCCCAGGAGATCCGGGACAG CAAGAAGTTCCTGTGGGAGGAACTGGAGCTCGTGCGGGAAGAAGTGACTTTCCTCTATCAGAAGCTCC AGGCCCAGGAGGATGAGATCTCAGCGAACCTCTTGAATATCCAGAAGATGCAGAAAACACAGGTGAAGTGCCGAAAG GTTCTGACCAAGATGAAGCAGCAGGCGTATGAACCGTCTTCGTGGCCAGAAGCTGAGGATGTGCCTGCAGAAGGCAGTGGCGGCTGGAAGGATGACTTACAGAAGGAACTGAGTGACATATG GTCTGCTGTCCACAGCCTGCAGAGCTCCATCGACTGCCTTGCCTTGTCCATGGGCACCAGGCCCAGGACCTCCAGTCTCAGGG GCCACAAGGGACAGCGGTGCCCGAGTTCTCAGTATCCTTCTTGGGACTCCGATTCTGACTGGGAGAGACCTTACAGCAAGAGTGGATCTCACCCTCCCGGTACAGACCCTCCTCATCCCCTCTCCATCCCTTAA
- the Ccdc159 gene encoding coiled-coil domain-containing protein 159 isoform X3, whose product MCDPLLAGLPRDPDYCVSHLYSSPSLSITPWPANEKRGSSSDRDLDCTTCWSRTWEPEIVNAASEQAARTVDWGPEWDSKCRPHEGTSSSSSDLLKEHCPGQDLVKRNHTTKKSLESGSAKVKVKNTMLVPDSQKLLRCELESLRTQLQAQTKAFEFLNHSVTMLEKESCLQQIKIQQLEEVLSPTSRQGEKEGRKWGTEQGRQELYGALAQGLQGLQKTLRDGEELQRARTTRCLQLLAQEIRDSKKFLWEELELVREEVTFLYQKLQAQEDEISANLLNIQKMQKTQVKCRKVLTKMKQQAYEPSSWPEAEDVPAEGSGGWKDDLQKELSDIWSAVHSLQSSIDCLALSMGTRPRTSSLRGHKGQRCPSSQYPSWDSDSDWERPYSKSGSHPPGTDPPHPLSIP is encoded by the exons ATGTG CGACCCTCTTTTGGCCGGCCTACCCCGGGACCCTGACTACTGTGTCTCTCACCTCTACTCATCTCCTTCACTCTCCATCACACCTTGGCCTGCCAACGAGAAGAGGG GGTCCTCCTCAGACAGGGATTTGGACTGTACCACCTGCTGGTCTAGGACCTGGGAGCCTGAGATCGTGAATGCTGCTTCAGAACAAGCAGCGAGGACTGTAGACTGGGGCCCTGAGTGGGACTCCAAGTGTCGGCCTCATGAGGgtacctccagttccagctcAGACCTGCTCAAGGAGCATTGTCCCGGCCAGGACCTTGTGAAGAGGAACCACACAACCAAG aaGTCCCTGGAGTCTGGCTCTGCTAAAGTAAAAG TTAAGAACACCATGCTAGTCCCTGACTCTCAGAAGCTCTTGCGATGTGAACTAGAGTCTCTCAGGACCCAATTGCAGGCTCAGACCAAG GCTTTTGAGTTCCTGAACCACTCTGTGACCATGCTGGAAAAAGAGAGCTGCCTGCAGCAGATCAAAATCCAGCAGCTTGAAG AAGTATTGAGCCCCACAAGCCgccaaggagagaaggaaggtcGTAAGTGGGGCACGGAACAGGGTCGGCAGGAGCTGTATGGGGCCCTGGCCCAAGGCCTGCAGGGTTTGCAGAAGACACTGAGGGACGGGGAGGAGCTGCAAAGGGCCCGTACTACTCGCTGCCTACAGTTGTTGGCCCAGGAGATCCGGGACAG CAAGAAGTTCCTGTGGGAGGAACTGGAGCTCGTGCGGGAAGAAGTGACTTTCCTCTATCAGAAGCTCC AGGCCCAGGAGGATGAGATCTCAGCGAACCTCTTGAATATCCAGAAGATGCAGAAAACACAGGTGAAGTGCCGAAAG GTTCTGACCAAGATGAAGCAGCAGGCGTATGAACCGTCTTCGTGGCCAGAAGCTGAGGATGTGCCTGCAGAAGGCAGTGGCGGCTGGAAGGATGACTTACAGAAGGAACTGAGTGACATATG GTCTGCTGTCCACAGCCTGCAGAGCTCCATCGACTGCCTTGCCTTGTCCATGGGCACCAGGCCCAGGACCTCCAGTCTCAGGG GCCACAAGGGACAGCGGTGCCCGAGTTCTCAGTATCCTTCTTGGGACTCCGATTCTGACTGGGAGAGACCTTACAGCAAGAGTGGATCTCACCCTCCCGGTACAGACCCTCCTCATCCCCTCTCCATCCCTTAA